From one Acidobacteriota bacterium genomic stretch:
- the paaB gene encoding 1,2-phenylacetyl-CoA epoxidase subunit B: MSYDVPEIPGEKTEDVAFGTDAQGWPLWEVFVRAKRGLNHAHVGSLHAPDAEVAVQNARDSYTRRAEGVSIWVVPSTEIHASDDAESFFEPMEDRPYRHPTFYDIPSEVGQM, encoded by the coding sequence ATGTCATACGATGTCCCCGAAATCCCAGGCGAGAAGACCGAAGACGTAGCGTTCGGCACCGACGCACAGGGCTGGCCCCTGTGGGAGGTGTTTGTGAGGGCAAAACGCGGCCTCAACCACGCACATGTCGGTTCCCTCCACGCACCCGACGCCGAGGTTGCAGTGCAGAACGCACGCGACAGTTACACCCGCCGCGCCGAAGGTGTCAGCATCTGGGTCGTTCCCTCAACCGAGATCCACGCATCTGATGACGCCGAGTCGTTTTTCGAACCGATGGAAGATCGGCCGTACCGTCATCCAACGTTCTACGACATCCCCTCAGAAGTTGGTCAGATGTGA
- the paaC gene encoding phenylacetate-CoA oxygenase subunit PaaC, whose amino-acid sequence MKTTTTTHPLVAYILRHADDNLVMGQRLAEYVTRAPELEEDLAIGNLSLDHIGVAMHLYGYAATLSDDDITGDDLAFLRSEREFSNTLLVEQPHNDFGEVMARQFFFAQYQVLLWECLSESTDETLAGIAQKALKEATYHVRHASGWVIRLGDGTDDSHARMQAAIDAMWRFTGELFENDTLVDDMVAAGIGADQIAMKARWDTRVDAVLTEATLDRPQDPYQATGGRNGIHTEYLGHMLAEMQWMQRTHPGLQW is encoded by the coding sequence GTGAAAACAACCACGACCACACACCCTCTCGTTGCGTACATTCTCCGCCACGCTGACGACAACCTCGTGATGGGTCAGCGGCTTGCCGAATACGTCACGCGCGCCCCGGAACTTGAGGAAGATCTCGCAATCGGAAATCTCTCGCTCGACCACATCGGCGTGGCCATGCATCTGTACGGGTACGCCGCAACACTGTCCGACGACGACATCACGGGAGATGACTTGGCGTTCCTCAGGTCCGAACGGGAGTTCTCGAACACGCTCCTTGTAGAGCAACCGCACAACGATTTTGGTGAAGTGATGGCGCGCCAGTTCTTCTTTGCGCAATACCAGGTTCTGCTGTGGGAGTGTCTCTCAGAGTCGACCGATGAGACCCTTGCCGGCATTGCTCAAAAAGCACTCAAGGAGGCCACGTACCATGTGCGGCATGCCTCAGGATGGGTGATCCGGCTTGGTGACGGCACCGATGACAGCCATGCCCGTATGCAGGCTGCCATCGATGCAATGTGGCGGTTCACCGGTGAGCTGTTCGAAAACGACACACTCGTTGACGACATGGTTGCCGCAGGAATCGGAGCCGATCAGATCGCAATGAAGGCGCGCTGGGACACCAGAGTGGACGCGGTTCTGACCGAAGCGACCCTCGACCGACCGCAGGATCCGTACCAAGCAACCGGAGGCCGAAACGGGATCCACACAGAGTATCTCGGGCACATGCTGGCCGAAATGCAGTGGATGCAGAGGACACATCCGGGGTTGCAGTGGTGA
- the paaJ gene encoding phenylacetate-CoA oxygenase subunit PaaJ — protein MTDTFSIESIRRLLDDVVDPEIPVLTIADLGILRGVKIDDHGSVVVTITPTYSGCPAMSTIVEDIESALANAGVERVTVRTVFQPAWTTDWMTETAKEKLKNFGIAPPTETGGESPSVLCPQCASGRTKTISVFGSTACKALMVCSSCLEPFDYFKAI, from the coding sequence ATGACCGACACGTTCAGTATCGAATCTATCCGCAGGCTGCTCGACGACGTAGTCGACCCAGAGATACCGGTCCTCACCATTGCAGACCTTGGCATCCTCCGCGGCGTCAAGATCGACGATCACGGGTCTGTTGTCGTAACCATCACACCTACATACAGCGGGTGCCCGGCCATGAGCACGATCGTCGAGGATATCGAGTCGGCGCTTGCCAACGCCGGGGTCGAGCGCGTGACCGTGCGCACGGTGTTTCAGCCGGCGTGGACAACCGATTGGATGACCGAAACCGCCAAAGAGAAACTCAAGAACTTTGGTATCGCTCCCCCAACCGAAACGGGTGGTGAATCGCCGTCGGTCCTCTGCCCACAGTGTGCGTCGGGTCGCACAAAGACGATCTCGGTGTTTGGTTCGACGGCGTGCAAGGCCCTGATGGTGTGCAGCAGTTGCCTCGAACCGTTCGACTATTTCAAGGCGATTTGA
- a CDS encoding 2Fe-2S iron-sulfur cluster binding domain-containing protein: MPAAEFHTLQVASVEPLTDESVLLTFTVPDNLKSAYAFVAGQHLILRADIDGVDVRRSYSICTSAGSGELQVAVKRLEDGAFSTYVNTQLAAGDTLAVTLPTGDFLLHTDPETARHYLAIAAGSGITPVMSMISTTLESEPASRFTLLFGNRDGRSIMFLEELGALKDRFPSRFSLLHILSREPNAIPLFEGRIDGAKLKDVFSTVVDIGSVNAFYLCGPAGMVDDATEFLTSRGVEETNINTELFFTDRDAITPPQPVADDADGVVVEFELAGRVSTVVVPPDGAPILDYVLSARTDAPFSCRNGACASCRAVVIEGEVVMDHNWALTQDEVDAGQILTCQSHPVLTSLKLSYDI, from the coding sequence ATGCCCGCAGCAGAGTTCCATACGTTGCAAGTCGCGTCCGTCGAGCCACTCACCGACGAGTCTGTGTTGTTGACCTTCACTGTTCCCGACAACCTGAAGTCGGCGTATGCCTTCGTTGCCGGCCAGCACCTGATCCTACGCGCCGACATTGATGGGGTGGATGTTCGGCGGTCCTACTCGATCTGTACAAGCGCTGGATCGGGAGAACTCCAGGTAGCGGTCAAACGGCTTGAGGATGGCGCGTTCTCCACATACGTCAACACGCAGCTCGCTGCCGGCGACACCTTGGCGGTGACGCTCCCGACCGGTGATTTCTTGCTCCACACCGACCCGGAAACTGCACGTCACTATCTCGCGATAGCCGCCGGATCGGGCATAACCCCCGTCATGTCGATGATCTCGACGACGCTCGAAAGCGAGCCCGCGAGCAGGTTCACGTTGCTGTTTGGCAACCGTGACGGACGGTCGATCATGTTTCTCGAAGAACTGGGAGCCCTCAAGGATCGGTTCCCGTCGCGGTTCTCGCTGCTGCACATCCTTAGCCGAGAGCCGAATGCGATTCCCCTATTTGAAGGCCGGATCGATGGAGCGAAACTCAAAGACGTGTTCTCAACGGTGGTCGACATCGGTTCGGTCAATGCGTTCTACCTGTGCGGTCCCGCGGGTATGGTCGACGACGCCACCGAGTTCCTTACATCGCGAGGTGTCGAAGAAACCAATATCAACACCGAGCTGTTCTTCACAGATCGTGATGCCATAACACCCCCGCAACCGGTCGCCGACGATGCTGATGGTGTCGTCGTCGAATTCGAGCTGGCTGGCCGTGTGTCAACCGTGGTTGTCCCTCCGGATGGTGCACCAATCCTCGACTATGTCCTTTCGGCCCGTACGGATGCACCGTTTTCGTGTCGCAACGGCGCCTGTGCATCGTGCCGCGCTGTCGTCATTGAGGGCGAAGTTGTCATGGACCACAACTGGGCGCTGACCCAGGACGAGGTCGACGCCGGTCAGATCCTCACCTGCCAGTCGCATCCGGTCTTGACAAGCCTCAAGCTGAGCTACGACATATGA
- a CDS encoding TetR family transcriptional regulator, which yields MKRNTREDVVRAAGRLFAEYGYHGTSMRDLGRELGLLGSSLYTHVESKQQLLVEVVERGAAFFQASADAAGSMEGTAADRLHSLIAGHVDVVLDHRDEVRTYLYEATALDDDARQRVLDARNQYEAVFTSVIKAGVADGSLRPDLDVRVATIFTLSILNAIDRWYSESGRMSRKKLVDEIWTFILKGLYPIS from the coding sequence ATGAAGAGGAACACCCGCGAAGACGTTGTTCGCGCCGCCGGCAGATTGTTCGCTGAGTACGGATACCACGGCACGTCGATGCGCGACCTTGGTCGCGAGCTTGGTCTGCTCGGGTCTTCTCTATACACCCACGTCGAGAGCAAACAGCAACTGCTGGTCGAGGTAGTCGAGCGTGGTGCCGCGTTCTTCCAAGCTTCCGCCGATGCTGCGGGGTCAATGGAAGGGACCGCTGCGGATCGTTTGCACAGTCTGATAGCGGGACACGTAGACGTCGTGCTCGACCACCGCGACGAAGTCCGCACCTATCTGTACGAAGCAACGGCGCTCGACGATGATGCCCGCCAGCGGGTGCTCGACGCCCGGAATCAATATGAGGCAGTCTTCACATCGGTCATCAAGGCCGGGGTGGCCGACGGCAGTCTGCGCCCCGACCTCGACGTCAGGGTCGCCACCATCTTCACTCTCTCAATTCTCAACGCCATCGACCGCTGGTACTCCGAGAGCGGCCGCATGTCCCGCAAGAAACTCGTCGACGAGATCTGGACATTCATCCTCAAAGGCCTCTACCCAATCAGCTAA
- a CDS encoding GAF domain-containing sensor histidine kinase: MAQEVLRQEKFFNLVRGAAAAVSQTDLTELLRQVIETGMRVSGAKYGALGVIGRDGALIEFLQIGVSPEVADKIGKPPSGVGVLGTITRTAKTVRIDNIGEHPDSSGWPADHPRMQAFLGVPIRAGSQVFGNLYLTEKDGGFTEEDQVLVEGLAVIAGSAVNTSRMQRRVRHLALIEDRERIARDIHDSIIQEIFGVGLTLQAQSQRINSPEIRNSITESVERLDGTINELRRMIFNLNPPTSSSRDFRFEVNRLVDEVTNASRVTTSVTMGPSIADVPSGLIDDALHLIRESVTNAVRHASADRIDVSVDLSPEELTLTIVDTGHGFDPLAPTTGNGLANLKTRCERAGGETFVISEPGVGTTVRLLLPV; this comes from the coding sequence ATGGCACAGGAGGTCCTCCGTCAGGAAAAGTTTTTCAACCTCGTCAGGGGCGCCGCGGCCGCGGTATCACAAACTGATCTTACGGAGCTTTTACGCCAGGTCATCGAAACAGGGATGCGGGTTTCGGGTGCGAAGTACGGTGCCCTCGGTGTCATCGGACGCGACGGGGCGCTCATTGAGTTCCTCCAAATCGGGGTGAGTCCCGAGGTAGCCGACAAGATCGGGAAACCCCCATCCGGGGTGGGGGTCCTGGGAACCATTACGCGCACCGCGAAAACAGTCAGGATTGACAACATCGGCGAGCATCCGGACAGCTCTGGTTGGCCCGCTGACCATCCTCGCATGCAAGCGTTCCTCGGTGTACCAATCCGTGCCGGCAGCCAAGTCTTCGGGAACCTGTACCTCACCGAGAAGGACGGCGGCTTCACCGAAGAAGACCAAGTACTTGTTGAGGGACTCGCCGTCATCGCGGGATCCGCCGTCAACACATCACGCATGCAACGACGCGTCCGTCACCTCGCCCTCATCGAAGATCGCGAGCGGATCGCCCGCGACATTCACGACTCAATAATCCAAGAAATATTCGGTGTCGGATTGACCCTCCAAGCACAATCGCAGAGGATCAACAGCCCCGAAATCCGAAACTCAATCACTGAGTCCGTCGAACGCCTTGATGGCACCATAAACGAGCTGCGCAGAATGATATTCAACCTCAACCCACCAACATCATCAAGCCGCGACTTCCGGTTTGAAGTGAACCGTCTCGTCGACGAGGTAACAAACGCGAGCCGGGTGACAACATCGGTCACTATGGGACCATCGATCGCCGACGTCCCATCCGGGCTCATTGATGACGCGCTTCACCTCATTCGCGAATCCGTCACCAACGCCGTACGCCACGCATCCGCCGACAGGATCGACGTGTCAGTGGATCTCTCGCCCGAAGAACTCACACTCACAATCGTCGACACCGGCCACGGCTTCGACCCGCTGGCCCCCACAACCGGGAACGGTCTCGCCAACCTCAAAACCCGCTGCGAACGTGCAGGAGGAGAAACATTCGTCATCTCCGAACCCGGCGTCGGCACCACCGTACGCCTACTACTCCCCGTATAA
- a CDS encoding response regulator transcription factor, with protein MTDKPPVRVLLVDDHEVVRKGLRALLEAADGFEVVSEAGSVVEAIRRVGYDSPDVVVMDVRLPDGSGIDACREIRKRWPDVKVLILTSYADEEALVGAIQAGASGYVLKRIRADELAESIQRVAAGESLLDPIMTEQLFTRIRGGNSDPLLERLSPQERRTLDLIAAGMTNKQIAKQMFLAEKTVKNYVSNMLSKLEMSRRSEAAAYAARLSVGSRVRYPAETWDEEQP; from the coding sequence ATGACAGACAAACCGCCAGTACGGGTGCTACTTGTAGATGACCATGAGGTTGTGCGCAAAGGACTACGCGCACTTCTCGAAGCGGCGGACGGATTCGAGGTTGTGTCCGAGGCGGGTTCAGTCGTTGAAGCGATCCGCCGAGTGGGTTACGACTCCCCCGACGTTGTCGTAATGGACGTCCGGTTGCCCGACGGATCAGGCATCGATGCCTGCCGAGAAATCCGCAAGAGATGGCCCGACGTCAAAGTACTGATACTGACCTCCTACGCGGATGAAGAGGCGCTCGTCGGCGCGATCCAAGCCGGGGCTTCCGGGTACGTTCTGAAACGGATCCGTGCTGATGAGTTAGCGGAGAGTATCCAGCGTGTTGCTGCAGGAGAGTCTCTCCTCGACCCAATAATGACCGAGCAGCTATTCACAAGAATTCGTGGAGGTAACTCCGACCCGCTGCTGGAACGCCTTTCGCCTCAGGAACGACGCACCCTCGATCTTATCGCTGCGGGGATGACGAACAAGCAGATCGCCAAACAGATGTTCCTCGCTGAAAAAACGGTCAAGAACTATGTGTCAAACATGCTCTCCAAACTTGAGATGAGCCGTCGCAGCGAGGCAGCAGCATACGCTGCCCGCCTCTCTGTGGGATCACGAGTTCGCTACCCCGCTGAAACATGGGACGAAGAACAGCCCTAG
- a CDS encoding multicopper oxidase domain-containing protein — translation MDDRFWYKIGQAALLFAVIAMLAASLVVQNGSISSADVREILAEEGVAGSDVRQGWPVDQSIRPDLTPISELKVALDSEQHVSYAPDVPAPITRSDQRIYDVHIESIEGVCPLDPANNITTEMWGFRIAGDDEVTCGSPGPVLRGRVGDVVNITLTNLAENTRPHNIDFHAVTGQGGGAAGLTVNPGETATIQIRLLYPGAFMYHCAFGDVPSHIAHGMYGMFIVDPENPLPEVDNEWAIVQSEWYVGEADAQGVAPYDRDAVFNEEPRIITFNGRTDSLVGANTLRMNVGERARIYFVNEGLNLDSNFHPIGSQWDLVYPEAATHSANNVIRGSQTTLVPAGGATVVEIDALVPSTIILVDHALARTFYKGAIGTIEITGDATPELFGVLQPDAETTNDDSDSADDANPAGTEVAILEGAFDPNNADNAYNPLHVTVKVGTTIRWTNDDAIPHTVTSGTSDGSTGSSDGRFDSGFLNLGDTFSHTFTDVGEFSYFCLPHPWMIGTVTVTE, via the coding sequence GTGGATGACCGATTCTGGTACAAGATAGGGCAGGCAGCGCTCCTGTTTGCCGTGATTGCGATGTTGGCCGCATCGTTGGTCGTACAGAATGGCAGCATCTCGTCAGCAGATGTACGCGAGATCCTTGCCGAAGAAGGGGTCGCCGGATCTGACGTTCGACAGGGTTGGCCGGTCGATCAGTCGATCCGTCCCGATCTGACACCGATCAGTGAGCTCAAGGTCGCTCTTGACAGCGAACAACACGTCTCATACGCACCGGATGTTCCCGCACCTATCACGCGGTCAGATCAGCGCATATACGACGTTCACATCGAGTCGATCGAAGGGGTTTGCCCGCTCGATCCAGCGAACAACATCACGACGGAGATGTGGGGGTTCCGGATCGCCGGCGACGACGAAGTCACCTGCGGATCACCCGGACCTGTTCTGCGAGGCAGGGTTGGGGACGTCGTCAACATCACGTTGACAAACCTGGCGGAGAACACGCGCCCACACAACATCGATTTCCATGCGGTCACCGGCCAGGGAGGCGGTGCAGCGGGTTTGACGGTGAATCCCGGGGAAACCGCCACCATCCAAATCCGCCTGTTGTACCCGGGTGCGTTCATGTACCACTGTGCGTTCGGTGACGTACCGTCACACATCGCTCACGGCATGTACGGCATGTTCATCGTGGACCCGGAAAATCCCCTTCCTGAGGTCGACAACGAGTGGGCCATCGTGCAAAGCGAATGGTACGTAGGCGAGGCTGACGCACAGGGTGTGGCGCCGTACGATCGAGACGCGGTGTTCAACGAGGAGCCGCGGATCATCACTTTCAACGGACGCACTGATTCGTTGGTTGGTGCCAACACTCTAAGGATGAATGTCGGGGAACGCGCTCGGATCTACTTCGTTAACGAGGGCTTGAATCTCGACAGCAACTTCCACCCAATCGGTTCCCAATGGGATCTTGTGTACCCCGAGGCGGCAACTCACTCTGCCAACAACGTGATTCGCGGGTCCCAAACAACCCTCGTCCCGGCTGGAGGTGCGACGGTCGTAGAAATCGACGCACTGGTCCCGTCAACGATCATCCTCGTCGACCATGCGTTGGCCCGCACGTTCTACAAAGGAGCCATAGGCACGATCGAGATCACCGGAGACGCTACGCCAGAGCTCTTCGGAGTGCTCCAGCCTGACGCAGAAACGACAAACGATGACTCGGATAGTGCAGACGATGCGAACCCTGCCGGGACCGAGGTTGCCATCCTCGAAGGGGCGTTCGATCCGAACAACGCCGACAATGCCTACAACCCCCTGCATGTGACAGTGAAGGTAGGCACCACCATCCGCTGGACCAATGACGACGCCATCCCCCACACCGTAACGTCGGGCACATCCGACGGATCCACCGGGTCAAGCGACGGGCGTTTCGACTCTGGTTTCTTGAACCTCGGTGACACGTTCAGCCACACCTTCACAGACGTCGGCGAATTCTCCTACTTTTGCTTACCGCACCCGTGGATGATCGGCACGGTGACTGTTACTGAATAG